A genomic region of Pseudomonas abietaniphila contains the following coding sequences:
- a CDS encoding lactonase family protein has translation MTPRLLPWLVLASSLTALSVQAKSMTDYDVLVGAYTAGASEGIYRYGFNTQTGQLEAKPRQVIKSENPSWLTLSKDQRHLFAVNENGPGQTDVVGKVSSFSIDPKTHAVSFINQIESKGEEPTHSNLSLDGRFLFVANYAVHPDPGGSLAVVPVGKDGKLSAVAQTATHEASKVNPERQASSHVHAAVPTPDGKYLVAMDLGADKMFVFNYDGKKPQPLTPAKAPSVDLPPGSGPRHLLFSKDGKHAWLTMEMSAQVAVFDYHDGAFKRTALVDLANKDGQQYRAAGGLHTSPDGKFLYVANRGEVNELLVFSINPSNGQLKEIQRRSVEGKEPREFSFDPSGHFVLIANQKSNQIVTVRVDPKTGVLGDTVQKVDFDSPSDFRFLKP, from the coding sequence ATGACTCCAAGACTCCTGCCGTGGCTGGTGCTTGCCAGCAGCCTCACCGCTCTTTCCGTTCAGGCCAAATCCATGACCGACTACGACGTCCTGGTAGGTGCCTACACCGCTGGCGCCAGCGAAGGCATCTACCGTTATGGCTTCAACACCCAGACCGGCCAGCTCGAAGCGAAGCCCCGTCAGGTAATCAAAAGCGAAAACCCGTCCTGGCTGACGCTCTCCAAAGACCAGCGTCATCTGTTTGCGGTCAACGAGAACGGCCCGGGCCAGACTGACGTGGTCGGTAAGGTCAGCAGTTTTTCCATCGATCCCAAGACCCACGCGGTGTCGTTCATCAACCAGATCGAGAGCAAGGGTGAAGAGCCGACGCATTCCAACCTGAGCCTGGATGGGCGCTTCCTGTTCGTCGCCAACTACGCCGTGCATCCCGATCCGGGCGGTTCACTGGCGGTCGTGCCGGTCGGCAAGGACGGCAAGCTGTCTGCCGTGGCGCAGACCGCGACGCACGAAGCCAGCAAGGTCAACCCGGAACGTCAGGCGTCGTCCCATGTGCATGCCGCCGTGCCGACCCCCGATGGCAAGTACCTGGTCGCGATGGATCTGGGCGCCGACAAGATGTTCGTCTTCAACTACGACGGCAAGAAACCCCAACCGCTGACGCCCGCCAAAGCGCCGTCGGTTGACCTGCCACCGGGCAGTGGCCCACGTCACCTGCTGTTCAGCAAGGACGGCAAACACGCCTGGCTGACCATGGAAATGAGCGCGCAGGTCGCAGTGTTCGATTACCACGATGGCGCGTTCAAGCGCACGGCGTTGGTGGACCTGGCCAACAAAGACGGTCAGCAATACCGCGCCGCCGGTGGCCTGCACACCTCGCCGGATGGCAAGTTCCTCTACGTTGCCAATCGGGGCGAGGTCAACGAACTGCTGGTGTTCAGCATTAACCCGAGCAACGGCCAGTTGAAGGAAATCCAGCGCCGCTCGGTGGAAGGCAAGGAGCCCCGTGAGTTCAGCTTCGACCCTAGCGGTCATTTCGTGTTGATTGCGAACCAGAAGAGCAACCAGATTGTGACGGTCCGCGTGGACCCCAAAACCGGTGTGCTGGGCGACACCGTGCAGAAAGTCGACTTCGATTCCCCCTCGGATTTCCGTTTTTTGAAGCCGTGA